ATCTGCCTTACAAATTTTGTTCCAAACTCAGGAATTGCAAAAGTCCCCACCTGGCTGTTTATATCCTCAGGTTTTATTCCTAAAGGCTCTGTACTGCTAAAAATACCCATTGTATTTTTTTCACCAATGGTAATATCTCTGGCATCTACTCCCGTTAAATCTTCCAGCATTCTTATAACTGTAGGGTCATCGTGACCTAATATATCAAGTTTTAAAAGACATCCACTTATTGAATGATAATCAAAATGGGTTGTTATAACCTCTGATGAAGTATCATCTGCCGGTCTTTGAATAGGGCAAAAATCATGTATATCTTTATCATCCGGCACAATCATAATCCCCCCCGGATGCTGCCCAGTGGTTCTTTTTACTCCGGTACATCCTTTTACAAGCCTGTTTATCTCCGCATTTGTAGCCACAATCTCCCTGTCATCAAGATAGTTTTTTACAAACCCAAAGGCTGTTTTTTCAGCTATAGTTCCAATGGTACCTGCCCTGAAAACATGTCCTTCACCAAAAAGCTCCTCTGTGTATTTATGAGCTACAGGCTGGTACTCCCCTGAAAAGTTTAAATCTATATCCGGCTCCTTATCCCCGTCAAATCCCAAAAAAGTTTCAAATGGAATATCATACCCGTCTTTCTTTAAGGACTTACCACAATTTGGACAATTTTTGTCCGGAAGGTCAAAACCGCACCCGTAGCTGCCATCCTGAATAAACTCAGAATACTTACAATCCCCGCAAATATAGTGGGGAGGCAGTGAATTAACTTCAGTAATCCCAATTAAGTATGCAACAAAAGATGACCCCACCGATCCCCTTGAACCCACAAGATATCCGTCTTCCAATGATTTTGCCACTAGTTTTTGGGATATAATGTACATTACTGAAAAACCATTTTTTATAATTGAATTCAACTCTTTTTCCATACGCTTTTTCACTATATCCGGAAGGTTTTCACCATAAATCTCCTTTGCTTTAGATTCAGAAAGAACTCTTATCTCTTCCTCTGCCCCTTCAATTTTGGGCGGAAATGTTCCTTCCGGTACAGGAATAATATCTTCACACATATCAGCTATTTTATTGGTGTTTTTTATAACCACTTCATAGCATTTTTCCTCTCCGAGATAGCTGAATTCTTCAAGCATTTCATCAGTTGTCCTGAAATAAAGGGGAGCTTGGTTGTCTGCATCAGCAAAGCCCTGGCCTGCCATAAGTATTCTTCTGAAAACCTCATCTTTAGGATCTAAGAAGTGAACATCACAGGTGGCAACCACAGGCTTGTTATACTTTTCCCCAAGTTCAACGATTTTTTTGTTTATATTTTTTAGTTCTTCCTGGCTCCCTACGCTGCCATTGTTAATGAGAAACTGGTTATTTCCCAAAGGCTGGATTTCTAAATAATCATAAAACTTTACAATTTGTGAAATTTCCCTTTCGCTTTTTCCTTCCAAAATAGCCCTGTAAAGTTCCCCTGCTTCACATGCACTTCCCAGTATAAGACCTTCTCTATGCTCTATTAGAAGGCTTTTAGGCACTCTGGGTCTTTTATGAAAATATTCAAGATGGGACTTAGATACAATTTTGTATAAATTTTTAAGTCCTATTTGGTTTTTTGCAAGTATTATTGCATGGTACGTCTTTGCTTTTTTATAATCTACACTGCTTCCTAATGCTTCTTCTATATCATCGGTTTTTTCTGCTCCCTTTTCTTTTAATATTTCAATACATTTTATAAGAATGCCGGCACATGCCTTTGCATCATCTAAAGCCCTGTGATGATTTTCAAGGCTCACTCCCAGGTACTCTGCAACATTATTCAGTCTGTGCCTTTTCAGCTCCGGGAACAACTGTCTTGAAAGCTCTAATGTATCAATTACAGAAAAATCTAAATTATATCCAAGTACCCTGCAATTATGTCTTATAAAGCCCATATCAAAAGAGGCATTGTGGGCTACAACCACAGAATCTTTTATAAATTCCAAAAATTCAGGAAGCACTTTATCAATCTTAGGTGCATCTTTTACCATCTCATCTGTAATCCCGGTTAATTCAACAATTTTTTTAGGTATAGGTTTTTCAGGATTTACAAAAGAACTGTATTCTTCAATAATCTTGCCATTTCTTACTTTGACTGCACCTATTTCTGTAATTTTTTCAGTGTAGGCATTAAGCCCTGTGGTTTCTATATCAAAGACAACAAAATCCCCGTCCAAAGGCTGTCCCTTAACGTTGTAGGCAACGGGTACATTATCACCAAGTATATATGCCTCCATACCATATAATACTTTTATATTGTTTTTCTTCCCGGCATAATATGCATCAGGATATGCCTGAACCACCCCGTGGTCGGTAATGGCTATAGCCTTATGCCCCCATTTTGCTGCCCTTTCTATAACATCCTTAACTGAAGTTACTGCATCTAAAGCACTCATCTGGGTGTGAAGATGAAGCTCAACTCTTTTTTCCTCTGCGCTATCATGTTTTTCTTCTTTTGGAAGGCTTAAAATATCCGTTGCAAGTACTGTAAGCTCTTTTGAAAATTTATCGTACTGGGCATCCCCCCGTACTTTTAAATTCGCTCCTTCTTTTATTGCCCCCTTTATATCCGCCAGCTTGTCCTTTTGTAAGAAAATTTTTACAGTAATTGAAGATGTATAATCCGTTAAATCAAATATGTAAAGAATCTTGCCGCTTTTTAGCTCCCTCTCCTCTGTCCGGAAAACCTCCCCGGATATAACAACCCTTCCGGAATCCTGGGTTATCTCTGACATGGCAATGGAAGCTTCCTTAAATACCTTCCCATAAACTGCACCACCGGAAAGTTTGACGTTTTCATCCTTGGTTTTATAATTACTTTTATTATTTGCAGCAGGTCTTTCAGAAACAGCAATACTTACAACCCTGCTCTCCTCCTTCTCCTTAAGCTCCATATATTCTTTTTTTTCTTCCTCGTCCATTTTAAAATCTTTAAACTCCACCTTTACATCTACACCAAAGGATTCTTCTATTATTTTTTCTAAAATTTCATCACATTTCCTGTGTTTAAGTATCTTTGTCCCCTTTGTTTTAAGATATACCTCCAATACTTTACCGTCTAACTTCCACTCGCAGTCTTTTAAAATCCCTTTACACATGGCTGCATGTTTATTTAAAAAATGCAAAATATCATCCCAATAGCATTCTAAAACTTCTTCTAAAGCTAAATCTAAACTAAACACAGGTCTAATATAAATTTCTTCTAATGAAAAACAGTTTTTTAAACCCTGCTCTAATTTATCAATACAAAAAGCAGGAATGTATTTATCTGAAGTAATAAAAATTTCTAGTTTCCTGGATTTTTTATATGCATTTATTTTTTCTATTTTAACATCTTTAAAAGAAATATCTATTTCCCTGTCATTAAAAACTTCAGGAAACAGCGTCTTTAGTTTTTGCATTGTATTTTCTACCCCTCTTTTTAAATTAAGCAAGGAAAATATAAACTAAAATTATTCTAGCATAAATCCTTGATAAATTACATTGGGAAAAATCACTTCCGTCATTATAAATATAATAAAAGATATGTGGGATACTGGGTGGACGCTGCTATAGCATAGCCTAGCACTAATATTGTCATAAGTAATGTTATAAATATAAAAAAAGCTGATAATAAATAACCTTTTATAATGGCTTTTTTAGCTGTCTTTACATTATATACATTTTTAGGATATACCATTAAAATATTGACAAGGGGCAAAGTAATAAAGCTGGACAAAAATATAGAACCTTCAAATACAGGTATAATGCCATATTCTAATACAGGCTGTATATTTTCTATTTTTACATTAGGCAGTAAAAGTAAAACAACAATTATAATAAATCCGCTTACAAAATACAGTATTAATTCTGAAACACGACCAATGGTTTCAATACCATACAAAACAGCTATAACAACTGCAATAATTAAAAGAGCGTTTATGGCATAGGGGGGTACCTCTGTCATTGCATGGGTGGTAAGAAAATTGCTTCCATACCGCGGTATTCATTATTCCTAAGAAAATACTCTACTACATTTTTGATGCCCCGTCTTGCCACTTCCTCACTTATTACAAGCATTCTTAAATGCAAATTAAATAGCTTTCTGGAGGATTTAGATGTCATTTTCAGCATTGCCTCATCAATATCCACCCCTTCCTTTTCAAATAAAATAACAGGAGATTCGTTGGCATTTTCACCAACTGCAATAGCACGCAGGTTTATAATCTGGCTGGAAACTTTGCATTTATCCCCGGCTTTTTCAAAAATTTTATTTTTTCGTTAATTTAGGCTTTCCAATTCCAACTGTCTTGTTTTTTGTTTTCCATAAGGGGAAATCTTATTAAAGTGTCTTTGTTTTCTCTGGGAATAAAGGGCGTTAAAGGTGTTACATACGGTACTGTAACAGACTTAATTTTGCAAAGATGCAGCCACAATATAATTATCCCCATAAAAAGCCCATATAAGCCTAATGCCCCTGCTAAAATCATAAAAACAAACCTTACCGCCCTTAAAGCGCTGGACATCTCATAGTTTGGTATGGAAAAACTTGATATTGCAGTAAATGAAACAACTATAACAACAGCTGCTGACATTATCCCTGCTTCCACAGCAACCTGTCCTATTACCACTCCCCCCACCACTGAAATTGCAGCTCCTATTGCCCTTGGTATTCTTATACCTGCCTCACAGAGAATTTCAAATGTAAACTCCATTAAAAATGTTTCAAACAGCACCGGGAAAGGAACATCCTCCCTTTGTGCCGCAATATTTATAAGTAAGGCGGTAGGCAGTATTTCCTGATGATATGTGGTTATCGCCACATATGCAGACGGCACCAAAAGAACAAAATAAAAAGTTATAAACCTTATAATACGCATCATGGAAGCCACTATATAGTGGTGGTAGTAGTCTTCACTACTTTGCAAAAAATCAAAAAAAACCGCAGGAACAGTTAGTACAAAGGGTGTCCCATCCACTAATATTGCTACCTTTCCCTGCAGTAATGCAGCTGAAACCGAATCAGATTTTTCCAAGCTTAAATAAGTGGGAAACACTGAATAGGGGTCATCTTTGGTAAGCTCTTCTATGTAGCTGCTGTCATGTACTGCATCAACTTTAATTTTTTCAATTCTCTTTTTTACCTCATTGACAATGTCTTTTTTTGCAATTCCCTCTATGTACATTATGGCTACTTTTGTTTTGCATACTCTTCCCACATTTAAATTTATCATCCTTAAAGAATTATTGTTAATTCTTTTTTTGATAATTAATATGTTTTTTGCTATATCCTCAGAAAAACCCTCCCTTGGTCCCCTTACCACCGACTGGGTGGTAGGCTCTTCAATACCCCTTCTTTCTATACGGCTTGTAAAAACAGAGTAAAATTTATTCTCCCCTTCAGCTAAAAAACACAATTTCCCGATAACAATTCTGAATATAAATCGTCAAAACTTCTCCCCTCTTTTGCCCAGCTAAAACCCACAATTAGTTCTTTAATAGCCGCGCCCTCTACTTTAATTCTCTTTTTAGAAACTTCATCTTTTAAATTTGTAATTTTTAAAGATATGTCATTTATAACTTTTTGTCTACCAAATCTTTAAAATATATACTTGCACAAGAAAGATCACTTTCTCCCTTTATTTTAAAATATGTTATCTCTATATCATCATTGCATCCATAACATCTTTTTAAAATATCTATATTTTTTTTGATAGACTCATATATAAACTTTTCAGTCCCCATTTTTCCTTTTCCGCCTATGTACATACTTAGTTTATTTAATATTATTGCCACAAAATCACAAAAAAATACCGGGTAAGGCTATATATTTTACTTAAAACCACATAGCATTACCCGGTACTAAATTTTAACATTTATCTTAAATGCTTTATATCTCTCCAATCAAATCCAAGAAGTTCAGCAGCTTTCCTGTCCACTTCTTTAGCATCAAACCCGACCACTATTTTATTTACCGGTGGGCTGCACTTAGCTCCACCTAAATGATACTCTGCCATCCCCACCGTTGCATCTAATATGGTAAGATGTGGACTTACATATTTATTTAAATCAACAATGGACTCATGAATTCTGTTGTGAAAAATTGCTTTATTCCAAATACCGTATCTTCCTTTGTAATGCTTTGGTGGAAGAAGTCCCATCATATTTTTCATAGACCCTGTTATCTGAGCTAAAGAGTGGGCTTTTAAAACAGGGACGGAAATAATAAAATGGGTTTCTATCAACCTTGGAAGATACATTTCTTTGTGGACTGTGCAATTTGGGTTGGTGTATTTTTTTAAAGGGACATTGTTTAAATCCACCAGCTTAACATCATATTTATCTGAGATTTCTTTGTACCCTAAGTGATTAAAGGCATCTAATGTGGTATAATCCGGCTCTCCACAGCCGTCACAGATTATTATGGCAGCACTGCTGTGTTTTCTTATATATTTAATAATTTCACCGCATATTTCAGGTGAAGTTGTTATTGGAAAAGGAGACATATTTACAATATTAGGTTTTATTAGTATATTTTCTTGTTTTTCTAAAATTTCATATGCTTTAATTTTATCTAAAATTTCAGGAATTGTTTTTTCATAAGATTCAAATTCTAAAACAACCATAAAAAACCTCCCGATTATAATAAATTAAACACCCCTTCATGAACATAAAATAACATTTGCCACGAAGGGGTTTTCTTTTTTTATAAACCCTTTATAAAAGCTTTTTCACTCATTACTACTTGGTTTTAAGAAT
The genomic region above belongs to Acetivibrio saccincola and contains:
- a CDS encoding Ger(x)C family spore germination protein; its protein translation is MDIDEAMLKMTSKSSRKLFNLHLRMLVISEEVARRGIKNVVEYFLRNNEYRGMEAIFLPPMQ
- a CDS encoding DUF362 domain-containing protein, which codes for MVVLEFESYEKTIPEILDKIKAYEILEKQENILIKPNIVNMSPFPITTSPEICGEIIKYIRKHSSAAIIICDGCGEPDYTTLDAFNHLGYKEISDKYDVKLVDLNNVPLKKYTNPNCTVHKEMYLPRLIETHFIISVPVLKAHSLAQITGSMKNMMGLLPPKHYKGRYGIWNKAIFHNRIHESIVDLNKYVSPHLTILDATVGMAEYHLGGAKCSPPVNKIVVGFDAKEVDRKAAELLGFDWRDIKHLR
- a CDS encoding GerAB/ArcD/ProY family transporter, translating into MTEVPPYAINALLIIAVVIAVLYGIETIGRVSELILYFVSGFIIIVVLLLLPNVKIENIQPVLEYGIIPVFEGSIFLSSFITLPLVNILMVYPKNVYNVKTAKKAIIKGYLLSAFFIFITLLMTILVLGYAIAASTQYPTYLLLYL
- a CDS encoding spore germination protein; this encodes MCFLAEGENKFYSVFTSRIERRGIEEPTTQSVVRGPREGFSEDIAKNILIIKKRINNNSLRMINLNVGRVCKTKVAIMYIEGIAKKDIVNEVKKRIEKIKVDAVHDSSYIEELTKDDPYSVFPTYLSLEKSDSVSAALLQGKVAILVDGTPFVLTVPAVFFDFLQSSEDYYHHYIVASMMRIIRFITFYFVLLVPSAYVAITTYHQEILPTALLINIAAQREDVPFPVLFETFLMEFTFEILCEAGIRIPRAIGAAISVVGGVVIGQVAVEAGIMSAAVVIVVSFTAISSFSIPNYEMSSALRAVRFVFMILAGALGLYGLFMGIIILWLHLCKIKSVTVPYVTPLTPFIPRENKDTLIRFPLMENKKQDSWNWKA
- a CDS encoding PolC-type DNA polymerase III, translated to MQKLKTLFPEVFNDREIDISFKDVKIEKINAYKKSRKLEIFITSDKYIPAFCIDKLEQGLKNCFSLEEIYIRPVFSLDLALEEVLECYWDDILHFLNKHAAMCKGILKDCEWKLDGKVLEVYLKTKGTKILKHRKCDEILEKIIEESFGVDVKVEFKDFKMDEEEKKEYMELKEKEESRVVSIAVSERPAANNKSNYKTKDENVKLSGGAVYGKVFKEASIAMSEITQDSGRVVISGEVFRTEERELKSGKILYIFDLTDYTSSITVKIFLQKDKLADIKGAIKEGANLKVRGDAQYDKFSKELTVLATDILSLPKEEKHDSAEEKRVELHLHTQMSALDAVTSVKDVIERAAKWGHKAIAITDHGVVQAYPDAYYAGKKNNIKVLYGMEAYILGDNVPVAYNVKGQPLDGDFVVFDIETTGLNAYTEKITEIGAVKVRNGKIIEEYSSFVNPEKPIPKKIVELTGITDEMVKDAPKIDKVLPEFLEFIKDSVVVAHNASFDMGFIRHNCRVLGYNLDFSVIDTLELSRQLFPELKRHRLNNVAEYLGVSLENHHRALDDAKACAGILIKCIEILKEKGAEKTDDIEEALGSSVDYKKAKTYHAIILAKNQIGLKNLYKIVSKSHLEYFHKRPRVPKSLLIEHREGLILGSACEAGELYRAILEGKSEREISQIVKFYDYLEIQPLGNNQFLINNGSVGSQEELKNINKKIVELGEKYNKPVVATCDVHFLDPKDEVFRRILMAGQGFADADNQAPLYFRTTDEMLEEFSYLGEEKCYEVVIKNTNKIADMCEDIIPVPEGTFPPKIEGAEEEIRVLSESKAKEIYGENLPDIVKKRMEKELNSIIKNGFSVMYIISQKLVAKSLEDGYLVGSRGSVGSSFVAYLIGITEVNSLPPHYICGDCKYSEFIQDGSYGCGFDLPDKNCPNCGKSLKKDGYDIPFETFLGFDGDKEPDIDLNFSGEYQPVAHKYTEELFGEGHVFRAGTIGTIAEKTAFGFVKNYLDDREIVATNAEINRLVKGCTGVKRTTGQHPGGIMIVPDDKDIHDFCPIQRPADDTSSEVITTHFDYHSISGCLLKLDILGHDDPTVIRMLEDLTGVDARDITIGEKNTMGIFSSTEPLGIKPEDINSQVGTFAIPEFGTKFVRQMLVDTKPTTFAELIRISGLSHGTDVWLNNAQDLIRNNITTLSNVISTRDDIMLYLIQAGLEPKTAFKIMEDVRKGKGLKEEYEKEMREKNVPAWYIDSCKKIKYMFPKAHAAAYVMMAFRIAWFKVNYPKEFYVTYFTVKADDFDAELMCNGQDKVRNKIKELEQMGNTLTQKEKNVLTILEVVNEMYARGIKFLPVDLYKSDATKFKIAGDGIRPPLNSLQCLGNAAAQNIVEAREEGEFISIDDLRIRAKVSKAVIEILQKNGCLKGLPESNQISLFS